In bacterium, the following proteins share a genomic window:
- a CDS encoding peptidoglycan DD-metalloendopeptidase family protein — MKDRAAMKGFSIIIIPKDSKRVLKLSVGKALSKIVVYLIGGFVLVNLLLFAWNIYMLRSSVQPFLLRAERKNIRKELAVLRSQLDSLRAQYKLLSRYNEELFALADIEKPAAEYAVGGPQLASYSIKDAENIAFAIDSLIFAVRNESEFLKRVEEKLKSRERLLRHTPSIMPMKGYISSVFGMRIDPLTGKYSMHEGIDIIAPRGTPVHATADGRVKFTGIMHGFGKLVVIDHIWFETRYAHLDKILVKRGQRVSRGDVIGTCGRTGKATGVHLHYEVRVDGKPVNPKNYILPERFVVD; from the coding sequence TTGAAAGATAGGGCTGCTATGAAAGGTTTCTCGATAATAATAATTCCTAAGGACTCGAAGCGGGTTCTCAAGCTTAGTGTGGGTAAAGCGCTTTCGAAGATCGTGGTATATCTTATTGGTGGTTTTGTGCTTGTTAATTTGCTCTTGTTCGCTTGGAACATCTATATGCTAAGGAGCAGTGTCCAGCCTTTTCTGCTTCGTGCTGAGCGCAAAAATATAAGGAAAGAGCTCGCAGTTCTCAGGTCCCAGCTCGATTCACTAAGAGCGCAGTACAAGCTGCTTTCCCGATATAACGAGGAATTGTTCGCTTTAGCTGACATCGAGAAACCTGCTGCTGAGTATGCGGTAGGTGGTCCGCAGCTGGCATCCTATAGCATAAAAGATGCCGAAAATATCGCCTTCGCAATAGATAGCCTTATTTTTGCAGTGAGAAACGAGTCAGAATTCCTGAAAAGGGTTGAAGAAAAACTTAAGAGTCGCGAGAGACTACTTAGGCATACACCTTCAATAATGCCCATGAAGGGCTATATAAGCTCGGTGTTCGGAATGAGGATTGACCCGCTTACAGGTAAATATAGCATGCACGAGGGGATAGACATTATCGCTCCTCGCGGAACTCCTGTTCATGCCACCGCGGACGGAAGAGTAAAGTTTACCGGAATTATGCATGGTTTTGGCAAGCTCGTGGTAATCGACCACATCTGGTTCGAGACTCGTTACGCTCATCTTGATAAAATTCTTGTCAAGCGGGGGCAGCGTGTGTCACGCGGCGATGTTATAGGGACATGCGGCAGAACTGGTAAAGCCACTGGTGTTCATCTTCACTACGAGGTAAGGGTTGATGGCAAGCCAGTTAACCCGAAAAACTACATTCTTCCGGAAAGATTTGTAGTCGATTAG
- the pal gene encoding peptidoglycan-associated lipoprotein Pal: MRTKILLLAMVFAFGVLFYGCPKKTPPPPPPPPPPVEEETTAVAPPEEPTPPPPKPLELRTVYFEFDRYDLTEEAKAILAENARQLMEHKDVKIRLEGNCDERGTNEYNLALGQKRAESVKQFLVNYGISPDRIETVSYGEEKPVCTEHNEDCWKLNRRVDFKIISQ; encoded by the coding sequence ATGAGGACAAAAATATTACTGCTTGCTATGGTTTTCGCTTTTGGGGTTTTGTTTTACGGTTGTCCTAAAAAGACGCCGCCACCACCGCCTCCGCCGCCACCGCCTGTTGAAGAGGAAACGACTGCCGTTGCGCCGCCTGAGGAACCGACTCCACCGCCGCCGAAGCCACTTGAGCTTAGGACAGTTTATTTCGAATTTGACAGATATGACCTTACTGAGGAGGCAAAGGCTATACTTGCCGAGAATGCGCGCCAGCTTATGGAGCACAAAGATGTTAAGATAAGACTTGAGGGTAATTGTGACGAAAGAGGGACAAATGAATACAACCTTGCTCTGGGGCAGAAGCGTGCTGAATCCGTGAAGCAATTTCTCGTGAATTATGGTATCTCACCCGACAGAATCGAAACAGTAAGTTATGGTGAAGAGAAACCCGTTTGCACGGAGCACAATGAGGATTGTTGGAAGCTAAATAGACGGGTTGACTTCAAAATTATATCACAGTAA
- a CDS encoding HAD family hydrolase, giving the protein MFIIGRSMTKNLPKRAKPAVFLDRDGTIIVEKGYISNPDDVEIIAGAAEAIKILNAAGYLIVVVSNQSGVARGFFTEDDVKRVNERMLEFLSQSGAHVDAVYYCPHHRDGVVPEYAIDCECRKPGLGMIKKAALELGVYPIAVVGDREADVRLAVNASVPGILVLTGYGERQSDEVKSMATFIAADLLEAAIWIEERFG; this is encoded by the coding sequence ATGTTTATAATAGGAAGAAGTATGACGAAGAATCTGCCAAAACGAGCTAAACCTGCTGTTTTTCTTGACAGAGATGGGACAATAATAGTGGAGAAGGGTTATATATCTAATCCCGATGATGTCGAAATTATCGCAGGAGCAGCAGAGGCAATAAAGATTCTCAATGCGGCGGGATATCTTATAGTTGTAGTTTCAAATCAGTCTGGTGTTGCGAGAGGTTTTTTCACTGAGGATGATGTAAAAAGAGTTAACGAGCGAATGCTTGAGTTCTTGTCCCAGTCGGGTGCCCATGTTGACGCCGTGTATTACTGTCCTCATCATCGGGATGGTGTGGTGCCTGAGTACGCAATAGATTGCGAGTGCAGAAAGCCCGGGCTTGGCATGATAAAAAAAGCAGCTTTAGAGCTTGGTGTGTATCCCATAGCTGTCGTTGGCGACCGCGAAGCGGATGTTAGGCTTGCTGTAAACGCTTCTGTGCCGGGAATTCTTGTGCTTACTGGCTACGGTGAGCGCCAATCCGATGAGGTGAAAAGCATGGCGACCTTCATCGCTGCGGATTTGCTTGAAGCTGCTATCTGGATAGAGGAAAGGTTTGGATAA
- the ybgF gene encoding tol-pal system protein YbgF, with protein sequence MNRRAKLGSIALFCALSLIILIFSSGCATRSEIKRFQQQMDYLVKANQYEYKKLAQIDSLLNEQQKLLRQLQATHDYDLARVQEELKTVENILRESGYKVSALTQQIKSMEQEIAKRQATPKTESETTKVTISARELFETGQLDFNRGKYQLAKMSFQQFLSLFPQSVLADDALYNLAECDYNLGRYRDAREGYIKLVQDYPESEFAPSALYKAGLASLKIDDVTSAKKYFQMLVKKYGHSHEAELAKEKLKKLGK encoded by the coding sequence ATGAACAGAAGGGCTAAATTAGGGTCAATAGCGCTTTTTTGCGCGTTAAGCTTGATTATCTTGATATTTTCGAGCGGTTGTGCTACTCGCTCGGAGATAAAGCGATTCCAGCAGCAAATGGATTATCTTGTTAAGGCTAATCAATACGAGTATAAAAAGCTTGCCCAGATAGATTCGCTTCTTAACGAACAGCAGAAACTTCTAAGACAACTTCAAGCTACGCACGATTATGACTTGGCTCGCGTGCAAGAGGAACTAAAAACGGTCGAGAACATATTAAGGGAAAGTGGTTATAAGGTTTCCGCATTGACGCAGCAGATAAAAAGCATGGAGCAGGAGATAGCAAAAAGGCAGGCTACACCTAAAACGGAGTCGGAAACTACCAAAGTCACCATAAGCGCAAGAGAGCTTTTCGAAACCGGTCAGCTCGACTTCAACAGGGGAAAGTATCAGCTTGCTAAGATGAGCTTTCAGCAGTTCCTGAGCCTTTTTCCGCAAAGCGTTTTGGCTGACGATGCCCTGTACAATCTTGCGGAGTGCGATTACAACCTCGGAAGGTACAGGGATGCGCGGGAAGGATACATAAAGTTAGTGCAGGATTATCCTGAGAGCGAATTCGCACCATCAGCGCTCTATAAAGCTGGGCTGGCTTCGCTTAAGATTGACGATGTTACATCGGCGAAAAAGTACTTCCAGATGCTTGTGAAGAAGTATGGGCACTCGCATGAGGCTGAATTAGCTAAGGAAAAGCTTAAAAAGCTGGGAAAGTGA
- a CDS encoding CDP-alcohol phosphatidyltransferase family protein encodes MTLADSITITRIILAPIIFSLFISGNQTLRIVALVLFVIGALSDFWDGYIARRTKLSEFGKLWDPIADKILTGLALLALSVIKALPWWITISLIARDVMVTITRIVVVRKRGVIITPLLAAKLKTTFEMIMIIGLLFLAVVLESRFPPISFAIINAYGALVVFLSWVTGAKYIIMALTGKK; translated from the coding sequence ATGACCCTTGCTGATTCCATTACAATAACAAGAATAATATTGGCGCCTATAATATTTTCTCTTTTTATATCAGGAAACCAAACATTACGAATAGTAGCACTGGTTCTTTTCGTTATCGGTGCTCTTTCCGACTTCTGGGATGGATACATAGCCAGAAGAACGAAACTCTCTGAATTCGGAAAACTTTGGGACCCCATCGCCGACAAAATACTCACAGGATTGGCGTTGCTCGCGCTCTCGGTAATAAAAGCCCTGCCGTGGTGGATAACGATATCATTGATAGCAAGAGATGTAATGGTAACGATAACGAGAATAGTTGTGGTGAGAAAACGCGGTGTAATAATAACCCCCCTCTTGGCCGCAAAACTTAAAACGACTTTCGAAATGATAATGATAATAGGTCTTCTTTTTCTTGCAGTAGTTCTCGAAAGCAGGTTCCCGCCGATATCATTTGCAATAATAAATGCATACGGTGCGCTCGTGGTCTTCCTTTCATGGGTTACAGGTGCCAAATACATCATAATGGCGCTAACCGGTAAGAAATAG
- a CDS encoding HPr family phosphocarrier protein, giving the protein EVEADAKSIMGVLVLAAEQGSKVLIIADGPDEKEAVEAIAKLFEEGFGEE; this is encoded by the coding sequence ACGAAGTAGAAGCCGATGCGAAAAGCATAATGGGCGTTTTAGTGCTTGCGGCAGAGCAGGGAAGCAAAGTTCTCATCATTGCTGACGGACCCGACGAGAAAGAAGCTGTCGAGGCTATAGCTAAACTATTTGAGGAAGGCTTCGGCGAGGAATAA
- a CDS encoding glycosyltransferase family 9 protein has protein sequence MKAVIIRFSSLGDIVLATAALEELWKNNVKIAFVTKSDYKDLFAADPRVSRLILFETIAKLRAQIKEFSPDWIVDLHANLRSFLSTIGLGIPTARVKKRNLKRRLLVWFGIGSKAPHSVVDDISDVIKKIGYNISTPFLPKLYPSERGRKSADKIVADIPRPLAIIHPGARYPLKNWGYENFVKLAKIFMENGFSVLFVGKAPEGSGIHSSGELTLEELVALLALGDIFVGNDSGPAHIAAALSVPTITVFGPTHPALGFVPMGKYASYVYSDIKCSPCSLHGEGRCKFEVRKCFESIAPDLVFERAVDVYNRKKYDEESAKTS, from the coding sequence GTGAAAGCGGTTATAATAAGGTTCTCATCGCTGGGCGATATTGTCCTTGCGACGGCTGCACTTGAAGAATTGTGGAAAAATAATGTAAAGATTGCATTTGTCACAAAAAGCGATTACAAAGACCTTTTTGCGGCTGACCCGAGAGTCAGCCGTTTAATTTTGTTCGAAACTATCGCGAAGTTAAGGGCGCAGATAAAGGAATTTTCACCCGATTGGATAGTTGACCTTCATGCAAATTTAAGGAGCTTTCTTTCGACTATTGGCTTAGGAATTCCTACCGCACGCGTGAAGAAGCGCAATTTAAAGCGAAGGTTGTTGGTCTGGTTTGGTATCGGTTCAAAAGCTCCACATTCAGTTGTGGACGATATTTCCGATGTCATCAAAAAAATAGGTTATAACATATCGACTCCATTCTTGCCCAAGTTATATCCTTCCGAGCGTGGTCGCAAGAGTGCAGACAAAATCGTCGCTGATATTCCTCGGCCTTTAGCGATAATTCATCCCGGAGCGAGGTATCCCTTGAAAAATTGGGGATACGAAAATTTCGTGAAGCTTGCCAAGATTTTTATGGAAAATGGGTTTAGTGTTCTATTCGTTGGTAAAGCGCCCGAAGGTTCAGGTATACACTCAAGCGGGGAGCTTACGCTTGAGGAGCTTGTGGCTTTGCTTGCTTTAGGCGACATTTTCGTTGGTAACGATTCAGGACCTGCTCACATCGCTGCGGCACTATCGGTGCCTACCATAACGGTTTTTGGACCTACTCACCCTGCGCTTGGATTTGTTCCTATGGGAAAGTATGCGAGCTATGTTTATTCCGACATAAAGTGTTCACCATGCTCTCTTCATGGCGAGGGAAGGTGCAAATTCGAAGTCAGGAAATGCTTTGAATCCATCGCGCCCGATTTGGTTTTCGAGAGGGCTGTAGATGTTTATAATAGGAAGAAGTATGACGAAGAATCTGCCAAAACGAGCTAA
- a CDS encoding T9SS type A sorting domain-containing protein, translating to MKRRGLVVITFLLVSLSIMAQPAYMSLPLDSSTTTNRLQPIVFTFSTPSSVDPSTIVLFVNGTPYTVFDPELTWSPANLYFTPSDSFDEGEVVCSLAVVLDFSGDTLPGLPVVGRFFVDLSGPFIWASGLVGDTLPTPHTTTSSTLGGWWIVVDRYSDLDPLSLQIRVHGVTYTFPSSAITLTDTTVTEMVVDPVTGDTTYIDYSGFLVVFDPVAAGVSWASIDTVVYQFLQIHDAPDYGPYNEFEDSPLSTFYFWVDYLGPRAERVSPIATRVTPVPITSCGDQSFTFRIFDENGVDVSSVVFCARGETLDYTATTFVTVDTLAIDTVFRIFVPDTVYRVYEISPTYNWRSRCTELEHYVVGTDTIYLVEVHTRIPTIYIYETEDFLGFDDAYDHAVADLATGRTILFARIVPDWNEYLDINETIACTEGENIYYVDLIDLPEGNWFFDTTVIGRANAITVADMYYPDYGWGIPPDFGRIAHPFFMYVVNLIPKLVSFTYTPHPQLAEGETIHVELLEGEDMYGNPLEAHTVAWTVATDRSAPILVDYSPDHGAVLTDLHAPISVVLDDIYGIIDPRTIKMHIHSTSGFDLMIDSLPILEYWPSWYKWDPVTKTFTFYPESMGVSWAQGDTIMVEFIDVHDVVDFCSPNVYAYEYPYIPWTFYIVEGPYLTEYSPDDHSFINCVRPIEFTLYDPDGIDQWTVFVSVEGVQYSLLSAETTIVCHSVDTGGGSVVVSCDTTIYNPLRYLGAGHFRLTIPSEWFTDGREINCVIDSARDLLGHPMWFVGSYGWSFTVDMSGPVYFNPQPTPGSWVGGGHVVASIDVADSISGKIKEDMLMLEFNGDVYGPTLTPSVCTFDGRTVTLDLSATGYTFRHGELVEVCLTSLYDDVDYYCGPTPNPADGLPYCWSFRVDTQAPRFSLVTPFDGAITNCPTQPIKILISDDLGVDPSSIFFIVNSRLYTIASPYLNIVGDTLIFTPPTPWTDGEVVDWALAQIGDIAGNVIGGNPLYGSFTVDLAPPTVTSTTPNDGDVIYRRLEHIFIQLSDFSGVDPHTTNLTITVTSPDTVIVYHFTDTDGVLGFSVLLGGLIIDLPIDLAGIYLPARGADVDVELRIADMPELDCDPTDGVTGNELYYTFSFSITPGWRLALQLVPEHMIIDSVTGDTTYVPGDTGILVLGAGYGATAGYDPGIDELAPPAPPPGPTALIPPAFIEDTFRLITDIKSLTDENPRWIIWTGNCRGTVYWDTSAMPDYGMFIMNEHTDMRSTDHYSFDVGEALFINFSPNFMHLHKGWNLVSVPVEPDNPLPSAVFPMVDPRNIYVYNPWSLSYENPAEIHAKYAYFVLYVPAPGDPDDVYFSVPGTPIFEYTISNMPNGWNTVGSVFDFTGVDVTSTHVTTIPTGVIWGGGVYWYNPATMSYEFTRYIDAGKGYWVYIDLPYSYTSATMHVEASWLKEATDYVDVLDAEDVANLKIGDSRLTIAVKSDASAGLDEEYDRMLPPAPAGKVHTAYLAEGGVALYRDVKPYPSFTLVVNKPARLVTDRPITLDGQYVERSIDVEPGAYKLDLVPKTKKPTKLALYPNMPNPFNAATKIAFDLPKEADVKVEVYNMIGQKVKTLVAKHLDAGHYTVVWDGTDDDGNDVVSGVYFYRLSAYGKVQTRKMMLVR from the coding sequence ATGAAGCGAAGAGGGCTTGTGGTTATTACATTTCTTTTGGTGAGCCTGTCCATAATGGCTCAGCCTGCGTATATGTCTTTGCCATTGGACAGCAGCACCACCACAAACAGGCTTCAACCTATAGTTTTCACATTTTCCACGCCGAGTTCAGTGGACCCCAGCACCATCGTGTTGTTCGTTAATGGCACGCCGTACACCGTGTTCGACCCTGAGCTTACATGGAGCCCCGCAAACCTATATTTCACCCCCAGCGATTCCTTCGATGAAGGGGAGGTCGTCTGCTCGCTGGCGGTCGTGCTTGACTTCAGCGGAGATACCCTTCCTGGTCTGCCCGTTGTTGGAAGATTCTTCGTTGACCTTAGCGGACCGTTTATCTGGGCGAGCGGACTTGTGGGCGATACCCTCCCAACACCTCATACCACGACATCAAGCACTCTTGGTGGCTGGTGGATAGTGGTGGATAGATACAGTGACCTCGACCCGCTGAGCCTTCAGATAAGGGTTCACGGCGTGACTTACACATTCCCCTCCTCCGCGATAACTCTAACCGACACCACGGTAACTGAAATGGTGGTGGACCCCGTTACTGGCGACACCACATATATAGATTATAGTGGTTTCCTCGTCGTGTTCGACCCTGTTGCGGCTGGAGTAAGCTGGGCATCTATAGACACCGTCGTTTACCAGTTCCTTCAGATCCACGATGCGCCCGATTATGGTCCATACAACGAGTTTGAGGATTCGCCGCTTAGCACATTCTATTTCTGGGTTGATTATCTTGGGCCTCGTGCCGAGAGAGTTTCGCCTATAGCCACTCGAGTAACGCCAGTTCCGATAACCTCATGCGGCGACCAGTCGTTTACATTCCGCATTTTCGACGAGAATGGTGTTGATGTTTCCTCCGTTGTGTTCTGCGCTCGTGGGGAAACGCTCGACTACACAGCAACTACATTTGTTACCGTGGATACGCTCGCGATTGATACAGTGTTCAGGATTTTTGTGCCCGACACAGTTTACAGAGTTTACGAAATCTCGCCTACATACAACTGGCGTAGCCGTTGTACAGAATTAGAACATTATGTGGTAGGTACTGATACCATTTATCTTGTGGAAGTCCATACGCGTATACCTACTATATATATTTATGAGACAGAGGATTTTCTTGGCTTCGACGATGCATACGACCATGCCGTGGCTGACCTTGCGACCGGAAGAACCATTCTATTCGCAAGGATAGTGCCCGATTGGAACGAATATCTTGATATAAACGAGACCATAGCGTGCACTGAGGGAGAAAACATCTATTATGTTGACCTGATTGACCTTCCCGAGGGCAACTGGTTCTTTGATACCACCGTTATAGGGCGAGCGAATGCTATAACTGTTGCGGATATGTATTATCCCGATTACGGTTGGGGCATCCCACCTGATTTCGGCAGAATAGCGCATCCGTTCTTCATGTATGTGGTTAATCTTATTCCCAAGCTTGTTAGCTTCACATACACTCCACATCCGCAGCTTGCGGAAGGCGAGACCATTCATGTCGAGCTTCTCGAAGGTGAGGATATGTATGGTAACCCGCTTGAGGCTCACACCGTTGCTTGGACAGTAGCCACAGATAGAAGCGCGCCGATACTCGTTGATTACTCCCCAGACCATGGTGCCGTTCTTACCGACCTTCACGCTCCCATATCGGTGGTTCTGGATGATATTTACGGTATTATTGACCCGAGAACGATTAAGATGCACATCCACTCGACAAGCGGCTTTGACCTTATGATAGATTCGCTGCCTATACTTGAGTACTGGCCATCGTGGTACAAATGGGACCCTGTCACCAAGACATTCACCTTCTACCCTGAAAGCATGGGCGTAAGCTGGGCGCAGGGCGATACCATAATGGTTGAGTTCATCGATGTGCACGATGTTGTGGACTTCTGCTCACCCAATGTTTACGCGTACGAATATCCATACATTCCGTGGACATTCTATATCGTTGAGGGTCCATATCTTACGGAGTATTCGCCTGATGACCACAGTTTCATCAACTGCGTGAGACCTATCGAATTCACCCTTTACGACCCTGATGGCATCGACCAGTGGACTGTTTTCGTAAGCGTTGAGGGAGTCCAATACAGCCTTCTTAGCGCAGAAACCACTATCGTATGCCATTCCGTTGACACAGGTGGTGGGTCCGTTGTGGTTTCGTGTGATACTACAATTTACAATCCTCTACGCTACCTCGGTGCTGGTCACTTTAGGCTGACAATACCCTCGGAGTGGTTTACCGATGGGAGAGAGATCAATTGCGTTATAGATAGCGCAAGAGACCTTCTTGGTCATCCGATGTGGTTCGTTGGCAGCTATGGCTGGAGCTTCACGGTTGACATGAGTGGACCGGTTTACTTCAATCCTCAGCCTACACCTGGTTCGTGGGTTGGTGGTGGACATGTTGTAGCCTCGATAGATGTTGCTGACTCGATCAGCGGGAAGATAAAAGAGGACATGTTAATGCTCGAGTTCAACGGCGATGTTTACGGTCCAACGCTGACACCTTCAGTTTGCACCTTCGATGGTAGAACCGTAACGCTTGACCTTTCCGCTACGGGCTACACCTTCCGTCACGGCGAACTGGTTGAGGTTTGTCTTACCTCGCTTTACGATGATGTTGACTATTATTGCGGTCCTACGCCAAATCCTGCTGATGGTCTGCCGTATTGCTGGAGCTTCAGAGTCGATACCCAGGCGCCGAGATTCTCACTCGTAACACCGTTTGACGGTGCCATAACCAATTGCCCGACACAGCCTATAAAGATACTTATTTCCGATGACCTTGGCGTTGACCCATCGTCCATATTCTTCATCGTTAACAGCAGACTTTACACTATAGCTTCGCCATACCTTAATATTGTTGGCGATACGCTTATATTCACGCCACCGACACCTTGGACTGACGGAGAGGTAGTTGATTGGGCATTGGCACAAATAGGTGATATAGCTGGTAATGTTATAGGTGGAAATCCGCTTTATGGCTCCTTCACCGTTGACCTTGCACCGCCGACTGTCACAAGCACCACACCCAACGATGGTGATGTTATTTACAGGCGTTTGGAGCACATATTCATCCAGCTTAGCGACTTCTCTGGCGTTGACCCTCACACTACAAATCTCACTATAACCGTGACCAGCCCTGATACTGTGATAGTTTATCACTTTACCGACACCGATGGTGTCTTAGGATTTAGCGTTCTTCTTGGTGGGCTTATTATAGACCTTCCAATAGATCTTGCAGGAATTTATCTGCCTGCTCGCGGTGCTGATGTGGATGTGGAATTAAGAATAGCAGATATGCCCGAACTCGACTGCGACCCCACAGATGGCGTGACCGGAAATGAACTTTATTACACATTCTCGTTCTCGATAACTCCGGGTTGGCGTTTGGCTCTCCAGCTTGTTCCTGAGCACATGATAATCGACTCGGTCACGGGCGATACCACATATGTGCCTGGTGATACAGGCATACTCGTTCTTGGAGCAGGTTATGGTGCTACCGCTGGCTACGACCCCGGAATAGATGAACTTGCACCGCCAGCACCGCCCCCAGGACCTACCGCGCTTATACCGCCCGCGTTTATAGAGGATACATTTAGGCTTATAACCGATATAAAGAGCCTTACTGATGAGAACCCGAGATGGATAATCTGGACTGGCAACTGCCGCGGAACAGTGTATTGGGATACATCGGCTATGCCCGATTACGGAATGTTCATAATGAACGAGCATACCGATATGAGGAGCACGGATCACTATTCGTTCGATGTAGGCGAGGCGCTGTTCATAAACTTCTCGCCCAACTTCATGCATCTGCACAAGGGCTGGAACCTTGTCAGCGTTCCTGTTGAGCCGGATAATCCGCTGCCGAGCGCTGTGTTCCCAATGGTTGACCCGCGTAACATCTATGTCTACAATCCATGGTCGCTTAGCTATGAGAATCCTGCTGAGATTCACGCAAAATATGCTTACTTCGTGCTGTATGTGCCTGCTCCTGGCGACCCGGACGATGTATACTTCTCTGTGCCGGGAACGCCGATATTCGAATACACCATAAGCAACATGCCCAACGGCTGGAACACTGTAGGTTCGGTATTTGACTTCACTGGTGTGGATGTGACATCGACACATGTTACCACAATTCCTACTGGTGTTATTTGGGGCGGTGGAGTGTACTGGTATAATCCTGCGACGATGTCCTACGAGTTCACACGCTATATCGATGCTGGCAAGGGTTATTGGGTATACATCGATCTCCCTTACTCGTATACATCCGCTACGATGCATGTTGAGGCTTCTTGGCTTAAGGAAGCAACGGATTATGTTGATGTTCTCGATGCTGAGGATGTGGCTAATTTGAAGATCGGGGATAGCAGGTTGACGATAGCTGTCAAGTCCGATGCTTCTGCCGGTCTTGATGAGGAATACGACCGTATGCTTCCGCCTGCACCAGCCGGCAAAGTTCATACTGCGTATCTTGCTGAGGGTGGTGTAGCGCTTTACAGAGATGTGAAGCCGTATCCGAGCTTCACGCTGGTCGTAAATAAGCCCGCAAGACTCGTTACTGATAGACCTATAACTCTCGATGGTCAGTATGTTGAGAGGTCCATAGATGTTGAGCCGGGAGCCTATAAACTCGATCTGGTCCCGAAGACCAAGAAGCCGACCAAACTTGCTCTATATCCTAACATGCCGAACCCGTTCAATGCGGCAACCAAGATAGCATTTGACCTGCCTAAGGAAGCCGATGTTAAGGTAGAAGTCTACAACATGATCGGTCAGAAGGTTAAGACTCTCGTTGCCAAGCATCTTGACGCTGGTCATTACACTGTGGTTTGGGACGGAACCGATGACGACGGCAACGATGTTGTTAGCGGCGTGTACTTCTACAGGCTTTCTGCATACGGCAAGGTCCAGACGAGAAAGATGATGTTGGTCAGGTAA